One genomic segment of Longimicrobium sp. includes these proteins:
- a CDS encoding endonuclease domain-containing protein produces MDRKHTGRRIPQVLQAARAMRKDPTPAERVLWNELRDNRFCDVPFRRQHPVDRFVLDFYCASRKLAIEVDGEIHEHQREHDEERTNALAARGIRVIRFRNEDVLDRIDQVLQTLRAEIHPPGADPRP; encoded by the coding sequence GTGGACCGCAAGCACACGGGCAGGCGCATCCCGCAGGTACTGCAAGCGGCGCGCGCCATGCGGAAGGATCCGACGCCGGCTGAACGGGTGCTCTGGAACGAGTTGCGCGACAACCGCTTCTGCGACGTCCCTTTTCGACGCCAACACCCGGTCGACCGCTTCGTGCTCGACTTCTACTGCGCCTCGCGCAAGCTGGCGATCGAGGTGGACGGCGAGATCCACGAACATCAGCGCGAGCACGACGAGGAACGCACGAACGCGCTCGCGGCGCGCGGCATCCGCGTGATCCGCTTCCGAAACGAGGACGTGCTCGACCGGATCGACCAGGTGCTCCAAACCTTGCGTGCCGAGATCCATCCGCCCGGCGCGGACCCCCGCCCGTAG
- a CDS encoding pitrilysin family protein yields MKRLLFVAPLLALAPGIAAAQRAPAGESVRIAYTEETLPNGLKVLYHVDRSAPVAAVAVWYNVGSKHEQPGRTGFAHLFEHVMFKGSRNVPDGKHFALLEDAGARAGSDINGTTNTDRTNYFETVPSNQVELAIWLESDRMGTLLETLNTGKLDNQREVVKNERRQGVDNQPYGVWQERMLAKVFPAGHPYHHSVIGSMEDLSAATVDDVKSFFRTYYAPNNAVLVVAGDIDVERTKAMVRRHFSDIQRGPAPPPLRSMTLPPIIGQGSREVIEDANAPAPAVYIGFRMPAARDRQGDAVQLLAGMLTSRTGPLFQSLVRGRQVATGAGAFNFGFVDGADLMIVTATGKPGSRPDSLEAALTEELDRIAASITPAALDRIKVNARFALINGLQTMGGFGGRADVLAQGYTFYRNPNWINTRLQAIQAVTAAQVQALVRERMVPANRAVLVFVPKPRPATPAPTTATQVNR; encoded by the coding sequence ATGAAACGACTCCTGTTCGTCGCGCCCCTGCTGGCGCTCGCGCCGGGCATCGCCGCCGCCCAACGCGCGCCCGCCGGCGAGTCCGTCCGCATCGCCTACACCGAAGAGACGCTTCCCAACGGCCTCAAGGTGCTGTACCACGTGGACCGCTCGGCGCCGGTGGCGGCGGTGGCGGTGTGGTACAACGTGGGCTCCAAGCACGAGCAGCCGGGCCGCACCGGCTTCGCGCACCTCTTTGAGCACGTGATGTTCAAGGGGAGCCGCAACGTGCCGGATGGCAAGCACTTCGCCCTGCTGGAGGACGCCGGCGCCCGCGCCGGATCGGACATCAACGGCACCACCAACACGGACCGCACCAACTACTTCGAGACGGTGCCCTCCAACCAGGTGGAGCTGGCGATCTGGCTGGAGAGCGACCGGATGGGGACGCTGCTGGAGACGCTCAACACCGGCAAGCTGGACAACCAGCGCGAGGTGGTGAAGAACGAGCGCCGCCAGGGCGTGGACAACCAGCCGTACGGCGTGTGGCAGGAGCGGATGCTCGCCAAGGTCTTCCCCGCAGGCCACCCGTACCACCACTCCGTGATCGGGTCGATGGAAGACCTCTCGGCCGCCACGGTCGACGACGTCAAGAGCTTCTTCCGCACCTACTACGCGCCCAACAACGCCGTGCTGGTGGTGGCGGGCGACATCGACGTGGAGCGCACCAAGGCGATGGTGCGCAGGCACTTCAGCGACATCCAGCGCGGCCCGGCCCCGCCGCCGCTGCGCAGCATGACGCTGCCGCCCATCATCGGGCAGGGCTCGCGCGAGGTGATCGAGGACGCCAACGCCCCCGCCCCGGCCGTGTACATCGGCTTCCGCATGCCCGCCGCGCGCGACCGCCAGGGCGACGCGGTGCAGCTGCTGGCCGGGATGCTCACGTCGCGCACCGGGCCGCTCTTCCAGTCGCTGGTTCGCGGGCGGCAGGTTGCGACGGGCGCCGGCGCCTTCAACTTCGGCTTCGTGGACGGCGCCGACCTGATGATCGTGACGGCCACCGGCAAGCCCGGCTCCCGCCCCGACTCGCTGGAGGCCGCGCTCACCGAGGAGCTGGACCGCATCGCCGCCTCCATCACCCCGGCGGCGCTGGACCGCATCAAGGTCAACGCCCGCTTCGCCCTGATCAACGGGCTGCAGACGATGGGCGGCTTCGGCGGCCGCGCGGACGTGCTGGCGCAGGGGTACACCTTTTACCGCAACCCCAACTGGATCAACACGCGCCTCCAGGCGATCCAGGCCGTGACGGCGGCGCAGGTGCAGGCGCTGGTGCGCGAGCGGATGGTGCCCGCCAACCGCGCCGTGCTGGTGTTCGTTCCCAAGCCGCGCCCGGCCACCCCGGCCCCCACCACCGCCACGCAGGTGAACCGATGA
- a CDS encoding deoxyribonuclease IV: protein MPHFIGAHTIDNGGIHMAALRAGNSGARALQIFTAPPRFYGEKAGMKPEKVRRFHAALSEVGIRPEHVVVHGAYVLGVATPDEAKWVRASAGLTKELERSTALGVGAICFHPGSASDGDTAAAAERVARAITAALRAVEGSTRVLVENTAGAGKTLGRTAAEVGDILRHVPDELRERTGYGLDTCHLFASGYPLNESKKRVGEILDEWEEATGEHPGFIHLNDSEGTMGSNKDRHLLIGEGEIGADAFGWLLSDPRSRDIPLILETPQENPEIADDDPAGDPWDVRMIELLNGMKK from the coding sequence ATGCCCCACTTCATCGGCGCGCACACCATCGACAACGGCGGCATCCACATGGCCGCGCTGCGGGCCGGCAACTCCGGAGCGCGGGCGCTGCAGATCTTCACCGCGCCGCCGCGCTTCTACGGCGAAAAGGCGGGGATGAAGCCGGAGAAGGTGCGCCGCTTCCACGCCGCGCTCTCGGAGGTGGGGATCAGGCCGGAGCACGTGGTGGTGCACGGCGCGTACGTGCTGGGCGTCGCCACGCCGGACGAGGCGAAGTGGGTGCGGGCCAGCGCCGGCCTCACGAAAGAGCTGGAGCGCTCGACGGCGCTGGGGGTGGGCGCGATCTGCTTCCACCCGGGCTCCGCCAGCGACGGCGACACGGCGGCCGCGGCGGAGCGCGTCGCCCGCGCCATCACCGCGGCGCTGCGTGCGGTGGAGGGCTCCACACGGGTGCTGGTGGAGAACACGGCCGGCGCCGGAAAGACGCTCGGCCGCACCGCCGCGGAGGTGGGCGACATCCTGCGCCACGTCCCTGACGAGCTGCGGGAGCGCACGGGATACGGGCTGGACACCTGCCACCTCTTCGCCTCCGGCTACCCGCTGAACGAATCGAAGAAGCGGGTCGGCGAGATCCTGGACGAGTGGGAGGAGGCCACGGGCGAGCACCCCGGTTTCATCCACCTCAACGACAGCGAGGGGACGATGGGGAGCAACAAGGACCGCCACCTGCTGATCGGCGAGGGCGAGATCGGCGCGGACGCGTTCGGGTGGCTCCTGTCCGACCCCCGCAGCCGCGACATCCCGCTGATCCTGGAGACGCCGCAGGAAAACCCCGAGATCGCCGACGACGACCCCGCCGGCGACCCCTGGGACGTGCGCATGATCGAGCTGCTGAACGGGATGAAGAAATGA
- a CDS encoding M28 family peptidase, translating to MPHTRSIALAAMLALAAGAAAAQTPRATASSASSAAPPALTAITREELRRDLFAMASDSMRGREGATQDELRASVWVAERARQAGMLPAGDDGTYFQFFPLRRIRQTAASTVAIGGAPLALWEDAVLLSPVTARVDAAVARVEGTGAATEGRVVVARLRAPTRVPPRGVSLWEWRYAMGAMREQSTALRAGNPAAIVLVADTVAAVAFGRMQHWQREGLYLLDEPGTAVPAAAGPPVFLVRAEVMERLADGARFTADLGVESFVYPSVNVVARVPGTDPRLRAEHVVFSGHQDHDGIGEPVNGDSIWNGADDNATVSVALLAIGRAFARRPGRRSALFVWHGAEERGLLGSRWYSARPTVPKESLVAVLNGDMIGRNHPDSAALLGSIAPHRNSTALVEMALEANRRHTRFALDTTWDDPAHPEGWYFRSDHLPYARAGVPAIFFTTLLHPDYHTLEDEPERIDVAKLTRMTQWMYATGWAVANAAQRPRVDPGFKLER from the coding sequence ATGCCACACACCCGATCCATCGCCCTGGCCGCGATGCTGGCCCTCGCGGCCGGCGCCGCCGCGGCGCAGACCCCCCGCGCCACCGCCTCGAGCGCCTCGAGCGCCGCGCCCCCCGCGCTCACCGCCATCACCCGCGAGGAGCTCCGCCGCGACCTCTTCGCCATGGCGTCGGACTCGATGCGCGGGCGCGAGGGCGCGACGCAGGACGAGCTGCGCGCCTCCGTCTGGGTGGCGGAGCGCGCGAGGCAGGCGGGGATGCTGCCCGCGGGCGACGACGGCACCTACTTCCAGTTCTTCCCCCTGCGCCGCATCCGGCAGACGGCGGCGAGCACCGTGGCCATTGGCGGCGCGCCGCTGGCGCTGTGGGAGGACGCGGTCCTCCTCTCGCCGGTTACCGCGCGGGTGGACGCGGCGGTCGCCCGCGTGGAGGGCACGGGCGCCGCGACGGAGGGGCGCGTGGTGGTGGCGCGGCTGAGGGCGCCCACGCGCGTTCCCCCGCGCGGCGTGAGCCTGTGGGAGTGGCGCTACGCCATGGGCGCCATGCGCGAGCAGAGCACGGCGCTGCGCGCGGGGAACCCCGCCGCCATCGTGCTCGTCGCGGACACCGTCGCCGCGGTCGCCTTCGGGCGGATGCAGCACTGGCAGCGCGAGGGCCTCTACCTCCTGGACGAGCCGGGTACCGCGGTGCCCGCCGCCGCCGGCCCGCCCGTCTTCCTCGTGCGCGCGGAGGTGATGGAGCGCCTGGCGGATGGCGCCCGCTTCACCGCGGATCTCGGGGTGGAGAGCTTCGTCTATCCGTCGGTCAACGTGGTGGCGCGCGTCCCCGGCACCGATCCGCGCCTGCGCGCCGAGCACGTGGTGTTCAGCGGCCACCAGGACCACGATGGCATCGGCGAGCCGGTGAACGGCGACTCCATCTGGAACGGCGCCGACGACAACGCCACCGTCAGCGTGGCGCTCCTGGCCATCGGGCGCGCCTTCGCGAGGCGGCCGGGGCGGCGCTCGGCGCTCTTCGTGTGGCACGGGGCGGAGGAGCGGGGGCTGCTGGGCTCGCGCTGGTACTCCGCGCGGCCCACGGTGCCGAAGGAGTCGCTGGTGGCGGTGCTCAACGGCGACATGATCGGCCGCAACCACCCGGACAGCGCCGCGCTCCTGGGCTCCATCGCGCCGCACCGCAACTCGACCGCGCTGGTGGAGATGGCGCTGGAGGCCAACCGCCGCCACACCCGCTTCGCCCTGGACACCACCTGGGACGACCCCGCGCACCCGGAGGGATGGTACTTCCGCAGCGACCACCTGCCGTACGCGCGGGCGGGAGTGCCGGCCATCTTCTTCACCACCCTCCTGCACCCCGACTACCACACCCTGGAAGACGAGCCGGAGCGGATCGACGTCGCCAAGCTCACGCGCATGACGCAGTGGATGTACGCCACCGGCTGGGCCGTCGCCAACGCCGCCCAGCGCCCGCGCGTAGACCCCGGGTTCAAACTGGAGCGCTGA
- a CDS encoding alkene reductase produces the protein MSSTHERSLFEPVRVGPYELANRVVMAPMTRSRAGAGGVPSDLAPDYYAQRASAGLIVTEGAQVSQQGAGYVSTPGIHTAEQVAGWRRVTEAVHAAGGRIFLQLWHVGRVSHPSLQPGGSQPVAPSALGIEGSVFTADGPKPFVTPHALERDEIRGVVEQFEDGARHAYRAGFDGVELHGANGYLIDQFLRDGANRRRDEYGGSVANRTRFLLEVTEAVTGVWGGDRVGVRISPVSAGNGMSDSDPLAIFAYATYALNRFGLAYLHVTEPAAGAEPRVTPTLRAIFRGALIANGGYGRETADAAIARGEADLVAFGIPFLANPDLPRRLRERAPLNAPDRATFYTGGERGYVDYPTLEAAGAR, from the coding sequence ATGAGCAGCACGCACGAGCGGAGCCTTTTCGAGCCGGTCCGGGTGGGACCGTACGAGCTGGCGAACCGCGTGGTGATGGCGCCGATGACGCGCAGCCGCGCCGGAGCCGGAGGCGTGCCCTCCGACCTCGCGCCGGACTACTACGCGCAGCGCGCCTCGGCCGGGCTGATCGTGACCGAGGGGGCGCAGGTGTCGCAGCAGGGGGCGGGGTACGTGAGCACGCCCGGCATCCACACCGCTGAGCAGGTGGCGGGGTGGCGCCGCGTGACCGAGGCGGTGCACGCGGCGGGCGGGCGCATCTTCCTCCAGCTCTGGCACGTGGGGCGGGTGTCGCACCCGTCGCTGCAGCCGGGCGGGAGCCAGCCGGTGGCGCCGTCGGCGCTGGGGATCGAGGGGAGCGTCTTCACCGCGGACGGACCGAAGCCCTTCGTGACCCCCCACGCGCTGGAGCGCGACGAGATCCGCGGCGTGGTGGAGCAGTTCGAGGACGGCGCGCGGCACGCGTACCGGGCGGGTTTCGACGGCGTGGAGCTGCACGGCGCCAACGGCTACCTGATCGACCAGTTCCTCCGCGACGGCGCCAACCGCCGCCGCGACGAGTACGGCGGGAGCGTGGCGAACCGGACGCGCTTCCTCCTCGAAGTCACCGAGGCGGTGACGGGGGTGTGGGGCGGCGACCGGGTGGGGGTGCGCATCTCGCCGGTGAGCGCGGGGAACGGGATGAGCGACAGCGATCCGCTGGCGATCTTTGCGTACGCCACGTACGCGCTCAACCGCTTCGGGCTGGCGTACCTGCACGTCACCGAGCCGGCGGCCGGGGCGGAGCCGCGCGTCACACCCACGCTGCGGGCCATCTTCCGCGGGGCGCTGATCGCCAACGGCGGCTACGGGCGCGAGACGGCCGATGCGGCCATCGCCCGCGGAGAGGCGGACCTGGTGGCGTTCGGCATCCCCTTCCTCGCCAACCCGGACCTGCCGCGCCGCCTGCGCGAGCGTGCGCCGCTGAACGCGCCCGACCGCGCCACCTTCTACACCGGCGGCGAGCGCGGCTACGTCGACTACCCGACGCTGGAGGCGGCCGGCGCGCGCTGA
- a CDS encoding cupin domain-containing protein, with product MQSQSFIDATGLAWESPEPGVERQVLAYDSTLMMVRVRFAAGATGALHSHPHRQVSYVAEGAFEVQIGDESRVLRSGDSFIIAPDVVHGVVAREAGVLIDVFSPAREEFVAERG from the coding sequence ATGCAGTCTCAGTCGTTCATCGACGCAACCGGGTTGGCCTGGGAATCCCCCGAACCCGGAGTGGAGCGGCAGGTCCTCGCCTACGATTCCACGCTGATGATGGTCCGCGTCCGCTTCGCCGCCGGGGCGACGGGCGCGCTCCACAGCCATCCGCACCGCCAGGTCAGCTACGTGGCGGAGGGCGCCTTCGAGGTCCAGATCGGCGACGAATCCCGTGTCCTGCGCTCCGGCGACAGCTTCATCATCGCGCCGGACGTGGTGCACGGAGTCGTTGCGCGCGAGGCCGGCGTCCTGATCGACGTCTTCAGCCCGGCGCGCGAAGAGTTCGTCGCCGAGCGGGGATGA
- a CDS encoding carboxypeptidase-like regulatory domain-containing protein: MAWFSRVVRGSPILLLLIGMLLAAEQGAAQEPGRLVGRITDGAGNPVRGATLVLVSDADSSRVSTSSGETGGFEFARVAAGTYTLRAERPGFATRTTRVTVEPGERETVIARLRPARTVPRAALRQP; this comes from the coding sequence ATGGCATGGTTCAGCCGGGTGGTACGAGGATCGCCGATTCTGCTGCTGCTGATAGGGATGCTGCTGGCGGCGGAGCAGGGCGCGGCGCAGGAGCCGGGAAGGCTGGTCGGGCGGATCACGGACGGCGCGGGGAACCCCGTGCGAGGCGCGACGCTGGTGCTGGTGTCGGATGCGGACAGCTCGCGCGTCAGCACTTCGTCGGGCGAGACGGGCGGGTTCGAGTTCGCCCGGGTGGCGGCGGGAACGTACACGCTGCGGGCCGAGCGCCCCGGCTTCGCCACGCGGACCACGCGGGTGACGGTGGAGCCCGGCGAACGCGAGACGGTGATCGCCCGGCTGCGGCCGGCGCGCACGGTGCCGAGGGCGGCGCTGCGGCAGCCGTAG
- a CDS encoding Rrf2 family transcriptional regulator: MISSRVAVAVHVLAYLAWRSDGPSTSERIAASVNTNPVVVRRIVGALRNAGMVSVQPGVGGGAVLARHPDEITLLEVYRAVEDGGELFSVHAQPPSRECNVGANIVEVLQGVFVRAHSAMEEVLAGVTVAQIGREVMGKARAAGCCGAPEKYQDAGRGAAEAGAV, encoded by the coding sequence ATGATCAGCAGCAGGGTGGCGGTGGCGGTGCACGTGCTGGCGTACCTGGCGTGGCGGAGCGACGGACCTTCGACATCCGAACGCATCGCTGCCAGCGTAAACACCAATCCGGTGGTGGTGCGGCGCATTGTGGGGGCGCTGCGCAACGCGGGGATGGTGTCCGTTCAGCCCGGGGTGGGCGGCGGCGCGGTGCTGGCCCGCCATCCGGACGAGATCACCCTGCTGGAAGTGTATCGGGCCGTGGAGGACGGGGGCGAACTCTTCTCCGTGCATGCGCAGCCGCCCTCGCGCGAGTGCAACGTGGGGGCGAACATCGTCGAGGTGCTGCAGGGCGTGTTCGTCCGCGCGCACTCGGCGATGGAGGAGGTGCTGGCGGGGGTCACCGTCGCGCAGATCGGGCGCGAGGTGATGGGGAAGGCGCGCGCGGCGGGGTGCTGCGGCGCGCCGGAGAAGTACCAGGATGCGGGGCGCGGCGCGGCGGAGGCCGGCGCCGTGTAG
- a CDS encoding YhcH/YjgK/YiaL family protein, translated as MILTPLHHADRYLPALPGMAEALAWLRAFDAALPDGRHAIDGDRVFALVSSYATGPSTEKRFEAHRRHADVQWIASGSERILYLPTDRLTVAEPYSDENDILFFEEPKVSSSLFLNPGDAALFFPEDAHKPGCMAGARHDVRKVVVKIRLAER; from the coding sequence GTGATCCTGACCCCGCTCCACCACGCGGACCGCTACCTCCCCGCCCTGCCGGGGATGGCGGAGGCGCTCGCCTGGCTACGTGCCTTCGACGCCGCCCTCCCCGATGGCCGCCACGCCATCGACGGCGACCGCGTCTTCGCGCTGGTCTCGTCGTACGCCACGGGCCCGTCCACCGAGAAGCGCTTCGAGGCCCACCGCCGCCACGCCGACGTCCAGTGGATCGCCTCCGGCTCCGAGCGCATCCTCTATCTCCCCACAGACCGACTCACCGTCGCTGAGCCGTACAGCGACGAAAACGACATCCTCTTCTTCGAGGAGCCGAAGGTGAGCTCCTCCCTCTTCCTCAACCCTGGCGACGCGGCGCTCTTCTTCCCCGAGGACGCGCACAAGCCCGGATGCATGGCCGGCGCGCGCCACGACGTCCGCAAGGTGGTGGTGAAGATCCGGCTCGCGGAACGGTAG
- a CDS encoding type II toxin-antitoxin system HicB family antitoxin, producing MSREFSVVIESDSEGYYVASVPALPGCHTQARSLDELMERVPEAAELCVEVQGDDVESMDFVGVQALDRRTAQQQAEIACMAHTETQSHRENRKRFSLWLSVPSVASV from the coding sequence GTGAGCCGAGAATTCAGCGTGGTGATCGAAAGCGACTCGGAGGGCTACTACGTCGCTTCTGTCCCCGCGCTCCCCGGATGCCACACCCAGGCCCGGTCACTGGATGAGCTGATGGAGCGCGTCCCCGAGGCCGCCGAGCTCTGCGTCGAGGTGCAGGGTGACGATGTCGAGAGCATGGATTTCGTGGGCGTGCAGGCGCTGGATCGTCGCACCGCACAGCAGCAGGCCGAGATCGCCTGCATGGCTCACACAGAGACACAGAGCCACAGAGAGAACCGCAAAAGGTTTTCTCTGTGGCTTTCAGTTCCTTCTGTGGCCTCTGTGTGA
- a CDS encoding LLM class flavin-dependent oxidoreductase, producing the protein MRFGFWLPVFGGWLRNVPDEGMAASWEYAKRLTQRAEQIGFDLTLVAELNLNDIKGMDAPSLDAWSTAAALAAVTERLEIMVAVRPTFHQPALLAKQAANIDRISNGRLSLNVVSSWWATEAKKYGIQFDQHDDRYARTSEWLDVVDGMWQEPRFSYQGKYYGVDDAILEPKPVQRPRPTIYAGGESPAAKALISQKCDAWLTHGDPPETIAAKVADLRERRERLELPPMKFGAAGYAIVRGSEAEAQREVARITEVREGTAGYANYQDWLNNTQLEQRVSLEDYSVSNRGLRSGLVGTPEQVAERILEFERAGLDLLLLQFSPQLEEMERFAEEVIPLVNGAVVG; encoded by the coding sequence ATGAGGTTCGGCTTCTGGCTCCCGGTCTTCGGCGGGTGGCTGCGCAACGTTCCCGACGAGGGAATGGCGGCGTCGTGGGAGTACGCCAAGCGGCTGACGCAGCGGGCCGAGCAGATCGGCTTCGACCTGACGCTGGTGGCGGAGCTCAACCTGAACGACATCAAGGGGATGGACGCCCCGTCGCTGGACGCCTGGTCGACGGCGGCGGCGCTGGCGGCGGTCACGGAGCGGCTGGAGATCATGGTGGCGGTGCGCCCCACCTTTCATCAGCCCGCTCTCCTCGCCAAGCAGGCGGCCAACATCGACCGCATCAGCAACGGCCGGCTGTCGCTGAACGTCGTGTCATCGTGGTGGGCCACCGAGGCGAAGAAGTACGGCATCCAGTTCGACCAGCACGACGACCGCTACGCCCGCACCAGCGAGTGGCTGGACGTGGTGGACGGGATGTGGCAGGAGCCGCGCTTCAGCTACCAGGGGAAGTACTACGGGGTGGATGACGCCATCCTGGAGCCCAAGCCGGTGCAGCGCCCGCGCCCCACGATCTACGCCGGGGGCGAGTCGCCCGCCGCCAAGGCGCTGATCTCGCAGAAGTGCGATGCCTGGCTCACCCACGGCGACCCGCCGGAGACGATCGCCGCCAAGGTGGCCGACCTTCGCGAGCGCCGCGAGCGGCTGGAGCTGCCGCCGATGAAGTTCGGCGCGGCCGGCTACGCCATCGTGCGCGGCTCCGAGGCCGAGGCGCAGCGCGAGGTGGCGCGCATCACCGAGGTGCGCGAGGGGACCGCGGGGTACGCCAACTACCAGGACTGGCTCAACAACACGCAGCTCGAGCAGCGCGTATCGCTGGAGGACTACTCCGTCTCCAACCGCGGCCTGCGCTCGGGGCTGGTCGGCACGCCGGAGCAGGTGGCGGAGCGCATCCTTGAGTTCGAGCGCGCCGGGCTGGACCTGCTCCTCCTCCAGTTCTCGCCGCAGCTGGAGGAGATGGAGCGCTTCGCCGAAGAGGTGATCCCGCTGGTCAACGGGGCGGTGGTCGGCTGA
- a CDS encoding CAP domain-containing protein has product MRTWIMWAALALQAACVPPATMTPPARGGGSARVASAPAAPANDAQAVHAAVNRHRQSRGCAPLVWSEGAARAAQRHSEDMVRRRFFSHTSPEGTQPWDRMRAQGLSFTRAAENIAMNGGGAQATVRGWINSPGHRANIENCALTHTGVGVAASYWTQVFFTASGG; this is encoded by the coding sequence ATGAGAACGTGGATAATGTGGGCGGCGCTCGCGCTCCAGGCCGCGTGCGTTCCCCCCGCGACGATGACCCCGCCCGCGCGCGGCGGTGGATCGGCGCGGGTGGCGAGCGCGCCGGCAGCACCGGCAAACGACGCGCAGGCCGTACATGCCGCTGTCAACCGGCACAGGCAGAGCCGCGGGTGCGCGCCGCTGGTGTGGAGCGAGGGTGCGGCGCGCGCGGCCCAGCGGCACAGCGAAGACATGGTGCGCCGCCGCTTCTTCAGCCACACCTCGCCGGAGGGTACGCAGCCGTGGGACCGCATGCGCGCGCAGGGGCTCAGCTTCACGCGCGCCGCCGAGAACATCGCCATGAACGGCGGGGGTGCGCAGGCCACGGTACGCGGTTGGATCAACAGCCCCGGGCACCGCGCCAACATAGAGAACTGCGCGCTGACCCACACCGGCGTGGGCGTGGCGGCCAGCTACTGGACTCAGGTCTTCTTCACCGCGAGCGGCGGATGA
- a CDS encoding tetratricopeptide repeat protein: MKIRTLTFALLVTGLPACMPPPPPPPPAPVPLPAAPPPSAEEVERAAEEQARRSWEQATTLGRQGRWRDAEALLRTAVQQRPSNPTYHLALSNALVQQSRESEAADALWAGIRAQEAVPSPNHRVLVVDYERLVELLTRVGRASEAQQARARQAEHRRLRDAAP, from the coding sequence ATGAAGATCCGAACTCTGACGTTTGCGCTGCTCGTGACGGGGCTCCCCGCGTGTATGCCCCCGCCGCCGCCCCCCCCGCCGGCGCCTGTGCCGCTCCCAGCCGCGCCGCCGCCCAGCGCCGAGGAGGTGGAGCGCGCAGCGGAGGAGCAGGCCCGGCGCTCGTGGGAGCAGGCGACGACGCTAGGCCGGCAGGGCCGCTGGCGTGATGCGGAGGCGCTCCTTCGTACGGCGGTCCAGCAACGCCCCTCGAACCCCACGTATCACCTGGCGCTCTCCAACGCCCTCGTCCAGCAGTCGCGCGAGAGCGAAGCCGCGGACGCGCTCTGGGCCGGCATCCGCGCGCAGGAAGCGGTGCCGAGCCCCAACCACCGCGTCCTGGTGGTGGACTACGAGCGCCTGGTGGAGCTCCTCACGCGCGTGGGCCGCGCCAGCGAGGCGCAGCAGGCCCGCGCCCGCCAGGCCGAGCACCGCCGGCTGCGGGATGCGGCGCCGTGA
- a CDS encoding helix-turn-helix domain-containing protein, whose amino-acid sequence MKNELFDELVGSIKEAGAYLRSEQTPAVVSFVAEPDPRPIRKRLGLTQDQFAVALCGSVTTLRDWEQGRRDPSGPAMRLLQIAAKHPEIILESE is encoded by the coding sequence ATGAAGAACGAGTTGTTCGACGAACTGGTTGGGAGCATCAAAGAGGCAGGTGCTTACCTGCGGAGTGAGCAGACTCCTGCCGTGGTGAGCTTCGTGGCCGAGCCGGACCCCCGACCGATCCGCAAGCGGCTTGGGCTGACGCAGGATCAGTTTGCCGTGGCGCTCTGCGGAAGCGTGACGACACTCCGCGATTGGGAGCAGGGTCGTCGCGATCCCAGCGGCCCGGCAATGCGGCTCCTCCAGATCGCGGCCAAGCACCCGGAGATCATCCTCGAATCAGAGTAG
- a CDS encoding class I SAM-dependent methyltransferase: MPQLYDEIGPGYTHYRRPDPRIGDAILGALGDAESMVNVGAGAGSYEPTDRAVVAVEPSLEMIRQRRAGSAPVVQASATDLPFREDAFDAALAILTVHHWPDRVRGLAELARVARRRIVILTASPGASGFWLVDDYFPEIGEIDRRILPSMEEIGGVLGEMEVRPLIVPHDCVDGFLGAYWRRPHAYLDAGVRGAISLFSMIGDVEPGLARLRADLADGTWERRHGDLLRRTEVDLGYRLVIAHRGGDRTP, translated from the coding sequence ATGCCGCAGCTCTACGACGAGATCGGCCCCGGCTACACGCACTACCGCAGACCGGACCCTCGAATCGGCGACGCCATACTCGGCGCGCTGGGCGACGCGGAGAGCATGGTGAACGTAGGTGCGGGCGCGGGATCGTATGAGCCGACTGATCGCGCCGTCGTCGCCGTGGAACCGTCGCTCGAGATGATCCGGCAGCGCCGCGCGGGAAGTGCTCCGGTGGTGCAGGCCAGCGCGACGGACCTGCCGTTCCGGGAAGACGCGTTCGACGCGGCGCTCGCGATCCTGACGGTGCACCACTGGCCCGATCGCGTACGCGGCCTCGCCGAGCTCGCCCGGGTGGCGAGGCGCCGGATCGTCATCCTCACGGCGTCACCAGGCGCGTCCGGTTTCTGGCTCGTGGACGACTACTTTCCGGAGATCGGGGAGATAGACCGCCGCATCCTCCCGTCCATGGAGGAGATCGGGGGCGTGCTGGGGGAGATGGAAGTGCGTCCGCTGATTGTGCCGCACGACTGCGTCGATGGGTTTCTGGGGGCATACTGGCGGCGGCCGCACGCTTACCTGGACGCGGGCGTCCGCGGCGCGATCTCCCTCTTCTCCATGATCGGCGACGTGGAGCCCGGGCTGGCCCGCCTGCGCGCCGATCTCGCGGATGGCACGTGGGAGCGCCGGCACGGAGACCTCCTGCGCCGGACCGAGGTGGACCTGGGATACCGGCTCGTGATCGCGCACCGAGGAGGCGACCGCACGCCCTGA